The DNA region AACACCCGTGATCACAAGGATCATGATGGCGCTGATTTGATCAACTACGAATCCGGCGTTTACTTTGAACTTATCAACCGCCATCCACTCGAAAAAGCTGACTGCGATTCTGCGGGATTCCGCAGACATTTGCACCAAATCCACCACAAGAAGGATCGAGCACACGAATGAAATCGCAACCGCCAGAGTGGCAATCACACCGGCCACGTTTGCAGAATGTTTTTTATAGCGGAAGCCATTGATCAGGAAACCAACCAATGGACTTAGGATAACGATGGCCATTAAAACTGAATGATTCATTCGGCCTATCCTTTCAAGTGCTCAAAGAAGCGAATATTCACTTCGTTAAAGCGTTTAAAGATCGATACTGCCAGTGCCAGACCCACCGCCGCCTCAGCTGCCGCGATAGTCATTACAAAGAACACCATGATGTGACCATCAAGCAGGCCCAGGAATTTACTGAATGCGATGAATGTCAAATTCACTGAATTCAGCATCAACTCTACGGACATCAACAGGACGATTACGTTACGACGAAGCAAAACGCCCGCCATACCCATTGCGAACAAAATTGAAGCCAGAACCAAATAGTGTGTAAGGCCGATGTTATTGATGAAATCAGCGTTCATGTGTTCCACCTTTACTGCGTGAAAGAGCTACTGCGCCTACAGCGATCACCAAAAGAAGAACGCCTAGAGCTTCAAAGCCAAAGATATATTTTGTGAATAGAATCTGCCCAAGAGCCTTGGTTGTTTCCATACCTGTGCCAACCAAAACCGGATTATCTGTTGTCTTAAGATTCATCAGGTTAACAGTTGCGTAGATGGAACCAAAGATCAGACCAGCCAACAACCCGACGGACATGATTTTCATAATGCCCGTGAACTTACCGCGTGTGAATGCGGAGATATCCTGTTTCAAGTCGAAAAGCATGATAACCATCGTGAAAAGTACCATCACCGCGCCTGCATAAACGATCAGCTGAACGCCCGCAATAAAGAAGGCGTTTAGAGTCACGAACAAGGCCGCGATACCCACCATGGTCATTGCCAGGCTCAATGCCGAATAAATCGGGTTCTTCAAAAGGATCACCATCAGGCCAGAGCCCAATGTTACGATCGCCAAAAACCAAAATAGAAAAGCGTCTGCTGTCACTTTTAGCTCCTTACAATGATGCCAAGTAAATCACGAGTGCCGTGATGATCGTGTTAGCCAATGCCCAAGGAAGCATTGTTTTCCAACCAAGATCCATCAATTGGTCGTAGCGGAAACGAGGCAAAGTCCAGCGAACCCAAACGAATGCCCAAATGAAAAAGAAGAACTTCACGTTGAAGACAACAAAGTGAATCAACGCCACCAAAGCCGAAGCCCAGTTGGCATTTGAAGTCACCGTCAGTGCCCATTCACGAACCTGCTCCACGGAGACAAACGGAATGCCGTAACCACCGAAGAAGAAGATCGCCATCAAACCGGAAGCGATCATCATGTGACCGTATTCCCCGATGAAGAACATGTTGAATTTGAAACCGCCGTACTCTGTATGGAAGCCGGCAACCAACTCAGACTCACCCTCTGCCA from Bdellovibrio sp. GT3 includes:
- the nuoK gene encoding NADH-quinone oxidoreductase subunit NuoK codes for the protein MNADFINNIGLTHYLVLASILFAMGMAGVLLRRNVIVLLMSVELMLNSVNLTFIAFSKFLGLLDGHIMVFFVMTIAAAEAAVGLALAVSIFKRFNEVNIRFFEHLKG
- a CDS encoding NADH-quinone oxidoreductase subunit J, whose product is MTADAFLFWFLAIVTLGSGLMVILLKNPIYSALSLAMTMVGIAALFVTLNAFFIAGVQLIVYAGAVMVLFTMVIMLFDLKQDISAFTRGKFTGIMKIMSVGLLAGLIFGSIYATVNLMNLKTTDNPVLVGTGMETTKALGQILFTKYIFGFEALGVLLLVIAVGAVALSRSKGGTHER